A region of the Leucobacter komagatae genome:
AGGTCGTGTTCGTGCCAACGGGGCAGCCCTGGCAGAAGAGCAATGTCTCTGAGAGCGAGCACCGATACCTGATGACCGTCATCGCGACGGCATCAAACCCGCAGTTCACCGTGAGCCGTGTCGATGTCGACCGCGATGGGCCGACCTACACGGTCGACACGCTGCGGGACTTGAAGCGGCTCATGCCCGACGCAGAGCTGTTCTTCATCTCTGGGGCGGACGCGGTGCAGCAGATCGTGAGTTGGAAAGACGTTGAGCAGCTGTGGGAGCTTGCTCACTTCATCGCCGTTTCACGGCCCGGTCACGAGCTGTCCCTGTCGGGGCTTTCGCACGACAACGTAAGCATGCTAGAAATTCCGGCGCTGTCTATTTCCTCTACAGACTGTAGGGAACGGGTATCGAGAGGTTACCCTGTGTGGTACCTAGTACCTGATGGGGTAGTGCAGTACATCGCCAAGCACGGCTTGTATTCCGAGGAAGCGACTAATAGATGAGTGAGCAAGAGCACGAACGGCCCTTGACGCGGCGCGAGATGCGCCTGCGCGAGCAGGCCGAACGCGAGGGCGTCGATTCGATCGAAGACATTGTCGCGAGCGAAGAGGCCGCGGCAGCCGAGGGGGCAGTCGTCGCGGAGCCAAGCGCAGTTGATCTCGGCAGCATCGAGATTGATCCGCTCAACCCAGACGGCACGCCCCGTACCCGGCGCGAGATGCGCGAACTGCGGGAGGCAGCGGCGGCAGAGCTGCTCGCCGCGCAG
Encoded here:
- the nadD gene encoding nicotinate-nucleotide adenylyltransferase — translated: MVASRRRVGVMGGTFDPIHHGHLVAASEVAKSFDLDEVVFVPTGQPWQKSNVSESEHRYLMTVIATASNPQFTVSRVDVDRDGPTYTVDTLRDLKRLMPDAELFFISGADAVQQIVSWKDVEQLWELAHFIAVSRPGHELSLSGLSHDNVSMLEIPALSISSTDCRERVSRGYPVWYLVPDGVVQYIAKHGLYSEEATNR